The following are from one region of the Fusarium verticillioides 7600 chromosome 1, whole genome shotgun sequence genome:
- a CDS encoding chitin synthase 4, which yields MSLPERPGASPSYNQRNVYRNSPSRRSRPVDIETGGYHAVDNTAQHQQSMPLSPTSPDGQSRRAGPDQPISRKRSLIRPERNRIDRDHRNYHYHKHAAHMNVLPSSTGNDPIYEDFEASTDRSNSNLNDGGSDSSPRQRRTVSGEQEKGAAVASTMPTPDRTKSGKIKKRSKRHSKPPKRIEEQLRPPTFWNVYCAIVTFWAPGFIMKCCGMPTRAQQRAWREKMGLISIILVIMAIVGFLTFGFTATVCGAPAERLRVNKVDGGNMIFHGVAYDLSKSHHPPAQGMPLRSDGLGPNVLYDLPEKHGGQDGSFLFQNVNGRCKGLITLAKDSDVPTNKDGDLAWYFPCTTFNQDGSSKVNLTTPYYSGYACHTTLNSRNAFYLDLSGSADVYFTWDDIKNSSRNLIVYSGNVLDLDLLRWFNMSQVNIPKRFEELRDKDSEVNKAIRGRDVTRMFQSSSDKKYAECFEEIIKVGSVDTETIGCIASKIVLYCALVLILSVVGVRFLLAIIFQWFLCRKYAPTKTSQSSDRRKRNKQIEDWSEDIYRAPVRLPGDVGSTVYGSSDRTSKRGSFLPTTSRFSSVGGPDVRASTGRRMPTTMASQGASNQLLTPGSIFKQGNDSRASFLRSDPYSSTPTDGPGPAGFIHDSVVPQPPSDWMPFGFPLAHTMCLVTAYSEGEEGIRTTLDSIATTDYPNSHKVIVVICDGIIKGKGETMSTPDVCLGMLKDHSIPPDMVEPFSYVAVASGSKRHNMAKIYCGFYDYGRNSRIPADRQQRVPMMVVVKCGTPDEATKSKPGNRGKRDSQIILMSFLQKVMFDERMTELEYEMFNGLWKVTGISPDYYEIILMVDADTKVFPDSLTHMISAMVKDPEIMGLCGETKIANKRDSWVTAIQVFEYFVSHHLAKSFESVFGGVTCLPGCFCMYRIKAPKGGHNYWVPILANPDIVEHYSENVVETLHEKNLYLLGEDRFLTTLMLRTFPKRKQVFIPQAVCKTTVPDEFMVLLSQRRRWINSTIHNLMELVLVRDLCGTFCFSMQFIIFVELVGTLVLPAAIAFTFYVVITSIIHSPPQIIPLVLLGLILGLPGLLVVITAHSWSYIVWMLIYLLALPIWNFVLPTYAFWKFDDFSWGETRKTAGEKTKKAGLEYEGEFDSSKITMKRWAEFERDKRSRSGYWGSRENVVGGGGGGSWTSPPGHQYNDEYFSDA from the exons ATGTCTCTTCCCGAAAGGCCGGGTGCAAGCCCGAGCTATAATCAGCGCAATGTTTATCGCAACTCGCCCTCAAGGCGATCTAGACCtgtcgatatcgagactGGTGGCTACCATGCTGTAGATAATACGGCCCAGCATCAAC AGAGCATGCCTCTGTCGCCAACATCTCCCGATGGCCAATCACGTCGCGCTGGCCCAGATCAACCCATATCCCGAAAACGAAGCTTGATTCGCCCAGAGAGAAACAGAATCGACAGAGACCATCGCAACTACCATTACCACAAACATGCAGCTCACATGAATGTTCTTCCATCCTCAACAGGGAACGACCCTATTTATGAGGACTTTGAAGCTTCGACAGACCGCTCCAATTCGAACTTGAACGACGGTGGTTCCGACAGTTCCCCTCGACAAAGGCGAACCGTTAGCGGAGAGCAGGAGAAGGGCGCTGCTGTGGCATCTACCATGCCCACCCCAGATCGCACAAAATCAGGtaagatcaagaagagatcgaaGCGCCATTCAAAACCGCCAAAGCGTATAGAAGAGCAGCTTCGGCCGCCTACCTTCTGGAATGTCTACTGCGCAATCGTCACTTTCTGGGCTCCCGGATTCATAATGAAGTGCTGTGGTATGCCGACGAGGGCGCAGCAGAGAGCCTGGCGCGAGAAGATGGGCCTTATCAGTATCATCCTCGTTATCATGGCCATCGTTGGTTTTCTCACTTTTGGTTTCACTGCAACGGTTTGCGGAGCCCCTGCCGAGCGACTACGCGTCAATAAGGTTGACGGCGGAAACATGATCTTCCACGGCGTTGCTTACGATTTGTCGAAATCTCATCATCCCCCTGCCCAGGGCATGCCTCTCCGTTCGGACGGACTCGGTCCCAATGTTCTTTATGATCTTCCCGAAAAACACGGCGGACAGGATGGTAGCTTTTTGTTTCAAAATGTCAACGGCCGATGCAAGGGTTTGATTACTCTTGCTAAAGACTCAGATGTGCCAAccaacaaggatggcgaTCTGGCCTGGTACTTCCCTTGCACAACCTTTAACCAAGACGGCTCAAGCAAGGTGAATTTGACCACACCGTACTATTCTGGTTACGCCTGTCATACGACGCTCAACTCTCGAAATGCTTTTTACCTTGACTTGAGTGGTTCCGCAGATGTTTACTTCACCTGGGACGATATCAAGAACAGCTCGCGTAACCTTATTGTCTACTCTGGAAATGTTTTGgaccttgatctcctccGCTGGTTCAACATGAGCCAGGTCAATATTCCCAAGAGGTTTGAAGAGTTGCGAGACAAGGACTCGGAAGTCAACAAGGCCATTCGTGGCCGCGACGTTACTCGCATGTTCCAGTCTTCCTCAGACAAGAAATACGCGGAATGTTTCGAGGAAATCATCAAGGTTGGCTCTGTGGATACTGAGACAATTGGTTGCATTGCCTCCAAGATCGTCCTTTACTGTGCGCTCGTTCTCATTCTTTCAGTTGTCGGTGTTCGGTTTCTGCTGGCTATCATCTTCCAATGGTTCCTTTGTCGCAAGTATGCCCCAACCAAGACCTCCCAGAGTTCTGACCGTAGGAAACGAAACAAGCAAATTGAAGATTGGTCCGAGGACATCTACCGTGCTCCTGTAAGACTacctggagatgttggaagcACTGTCTATGGATCGTCAGACCGAACAAGCAAACGAGGATCTTTCCTCCCCACCACTTCTCGATTTTCATCTGTCGGTGGCCCTGATGTTCGGGCATCAACTGGACGTCGCATGCCGACCACCATGGCGAGCCAAGGTGCCTCGAATCAGCTTCTGACACCCGGCTCAATCTTCAAGCAGGGCAACGACAGCCGTGCCAGTTTCCTTCGATCTGATCCCTACTCAAGCACGCCTACTGATGGACCCGGCCCTGCTGGTTTCATTCATGATTCTGttgttcctcagcctccttctgaCTGGATGCCCTTCGGCTTTCCATTGGCTCATACGATGTGCTTGGTTACTGCATACTctgaaggagaggagggTATTCGAACCACTCTGGACTCGATCGCAACCACCGATTATCCCAATAGCCACAAGGTTATTGTTGTTATCTGTGACGGtatcatcaagggcaagggtgAAACAATGTCGACACCTGACGTATGCCTGGGCATGCTGAAAGATCACTCTATTCCCCCTGACATGGTTGAGCCTTTCTCCTACGTGGCTGTCGCAAGTGGTTCCAAGCGTCacaacatggccaagatctATTGCGGCTTCTACGATTATGGAAGAAACTCTCGCATCCCTGCTGATCGCCAGCAGCGAGTGCCCATGATGGTTGTGGTCAAGTGCGGAACTCCTGATGAagccaccaagtccaagcccGGTAACCGTGGAAAGCGAGATAGTCAAATTATCCTCATGTCTTTCCTCCAAAAGGTCATGTTCGATGAACGAATGACAGAACTCGAGTATGAAATGTTCAACGGTCTCTGGAAGGTGACGGGAATATCGCCTGACTACTACGAAATTATCCTCATGGTTGACGCCGATACAAAGGTTTTCCCCGACAGTCTGACACACATGATATCGGCCATGGTGAAAGATCCTGAGATCATGGGTCTTTGTGGTGAAACCAAGATTGCCAACAAACGGGACAGCTGGGTCACAGCTATTCAAGTATTTGAATACtttgtctctcatcatcttgccAAGTCGTTCGAGTCtgtttttggtggtgttaCTTGTTTACCTGGTTGCTTCTGCATGTACCGCATTAAGGCGCCCAAGGGTGGCCACAACTACTGGGTCCCCATCCTGGCTAACCCCGATATTGTTGAACATTACTCTGAGAACGTGGTCGAAACTTTGCACGAGAAGAACCTCTATCTGCTTGGTGAAGATCGTTTCCTGACAACCCTCATGCTTCGAACATTCCCCAAGCGAAAGCAGGTCTTCATCCCCCAAGCAGTATGCAAAACGACCGTGCCGGACGAGTTCATGGTGCTCCTTTCTCAGAGACGTCGTTGGATCAACTCTACCATCCACAACCTGATGGAGCTGGTTCTAGTCCGTGATCTCTGTGGTACCTTCTGTTTCTCCATGCAGTTTATCATTTTCGTGGAACTAGTCGGCACTCTAGTTCTCCCTGCTGCTATCGCGTTCACCTTCTACGTTG TCATCACATCTATTATCCACTCGCCACCACAGATCATTCCCCTAGTTCTCTTGGGTTTGATTCTTGGTTTGCctggtcttcttgttgtcatcaCCGCACACTCTTGGTCCTACATTGTTTGGATGCTCATCTACCTGCTTGCACTGCCAATTTGGAACTTTGTCCTACCTACTTATGCTTTCTGGAAATTTGACGACTTCTCATGGGGCGAGACTCGAAAGACAGCTGGTgaaaagacgaagaaggcaGGCCTCGAGTATGAGGGTGAGTttgacagcagcaagatcACCATGAAGAGATGGGCCGAATTTGAACGCGACAAGCGCTCGAGAAGCGGCTATTGGGGTTCACGTGAGAacgtcgttggtggtggtggtggtggaagCTGGACCAGCCCTCCTGGCCACCAGTATAATGATGAGTACTTTTCTGATGCTTGA
- a CDS encoding chitin synthase 4, with amino-acid sequence MSLPERPGASPSYNQRNVYRNSPSRRSRPVDIETGGYHAVDNTAQHQRGRSGSSFAESIGVNSNTESMPLSPTSPDGQSRRAGPDQPISRKRSLIRPERNRIDRDHRNYHYHKHAAHMNVLPSSTGNDPIYEDFEASTDRSNSNLNDGGSDSSPRQRRTVSGEQEKGAAVASTMPTPDRTKSGKIKKRSKRHSKPPKRIEEQLRPPTFWNVYCAIVTFWAPGFIMKCCGMPTRAQQRAWREKMGLISIILVIMAIVGFLTFGFTATVCGAPAERLRVNKVDGGNMIFHGVAYDLSKSHHPPAQGMPLRSDGLGPNVLYDLPEKHGGQDGSFLFQNVNGRCKGLITLAKDSDVPTNKDGDLAWYFPCTTFNQDGSSKVNLTTPYYSGYACHTTLNSRNAFYLDLSGSADVYFTWDDIKNSSRNLIVYSGNVLDLDLLRWFNMSQVNIPKRFEELRDKDSEVNKAIRGRDVTRMFQSSSDKKYAECFEEIIKVGSVDTETIGCIASKIVLYCALVLILSVVGVRFLLAIIFQWFLCRKYAPTKTSQSSDRRKRNKQIEDWSEDIYRAPVRLPGDVGSTVYGSSDRTSKRGSFLPTTSRFSSVGGPDVRASTGRRMPTTMASQGASNQLLTPGSIFKQGNDSRASFLRSDPYSSTPTDGPGPAGFIHDSVVPQPPSDWMPFGFPLAHTMCLVTAYSEGEEGIRTTLDSIATTDYPNSHKVIVVICDGIIKGKGETMSTPDVCLGMLKDHSIPPDMVEPFSYVAVASGSKRHNMAKIYCGFYDYGRNSRIPADRQQRVPMMVVVKCGTPDEATKSKPGNRGKRDSQIILMSFLQKVMFDERMTELEYEMFNGLWKVTGISPDYYEIILMVDADTKVFPDSLTHMISAMVKDPEIMGLCGETKIANKRDSWVTAIQVFEYFVSHHLAKSFESVFGGVTCLPGCFCMYRIKAPKGGHNYWVPILANPDIVEHYSENVVETLHEKNLYLLGEDRFLTTLMLRTFPKRKQVFIPQAVCKTTVPDEFMVLLSQRRRWINSTIHNLMELVLVRDLCGTFCFSMQFIIFVELVGTLVLPAAIAFTFYVVITSIIHSPPQIIPLVLLGLILGLPGLLVVITAHSWSYIVWMLIYLLALPIWNFVLPTYAFWKFDDFSWGETRKTAGEKTKKAGLEYEGEFDSSKITMKRWAEFERDKRSRSGYWGSRENVVGGGGGGSWTSPPGHQYNDEYFSDA; translated from the exons ATGTCTCTTCCCGAAAGGCCGGGTGCAAGCCCGAGCTATAATCAGCGCAATGTTTATCGCAACTCGCCCTCAAGGCGATCTAGACCtgtcgatatcgagactGGTGGCTACCATGCTGTAGATAATACGGCCCAGCATCAACGTGGGAGATCCGGTTCTTCGTTCGCAGAGTCAATCGGTGTTAATTCGAATACAGAGAGCATGCCTCTGTCGCCAACATCTCCCGATGGCCAATCACGTCGCGCTGGCCCAGATCAACCCATATCCCGAAAACGAAGCTTGATTCGCCCAGAGAGAAACAGAATCGACAGAGACCATCGCAACTACCATTACCACAAACATGCAGCTCACATGAATGTTCTTCCATCCTCAACAGGGAACGACCCTATTTATGAGGACTTTGAAGCTTCGACAGACCGCTCCAATTCGAACTTGAACGACGGTGGTTCCGACAGTTCCCCTCGACAAAGGCGAACCGTTAGCGGAGAGCAGGAGAAGGGCGCTGCTGTGGCATCTACCATGCCCACCCCAGATCGCACAAAATCAGGtaagatcaagaagagatcgaaGCGCCATTCAAAACCGCCAAAGCGTATAGAAGAGCAGCTTCGGCCGCCTACCTTCTGGAATGTCTACTGCGCAATCGTCACTTTCTGGGCTCCCGGATTCATAATGAAGTGCTGTGGTATGCCGACGAGGGCGCAGCAGAGAGCCTGGCGCGAGAAGATGGGCCTTATCAGTATCATCCTCGTTATCATGGCCATCGTTGGTTTTCTCACTTTTGGTTTCACTGCAACGGTTTGCGGAGCCCCTGCCGAGCGACTACGCGTCAATAAGGTTGACGGCGGAAACATGATCTTCCACGGCGTTGCTTACGATTTGTCGAAATCTCATCATCCCCCTGCCCAGGGCATGCCTCTCCGTTCGGACGGACTCGGTCCCAATGTTCTTTATGATCTTCCCGAAAAACACGGCGGACAGGATGGTAGCTTTTTGTTTCAAAATGTCAACGGCCGATGCAAGGGTTTGATTACTCTTGCTAAAGACTCAGATGTGCCAAccaacaaggatggcgaTCTGGCCTGGTACTTCCCTTGCACAACCTTTAACCAAGACGGCTCAAGCAAGGTGAATTTGACCACACCGTACTATTCTGGTTACGCCTGTCATACGACGCTCAACTCTCGAAATGCTTTTTACCTTGACTTGAGTGGTTCCGCAGATGTTTACTTCACCTGGGACGATATCAAGAACAGCTCGCGTAACCTTATTGTCTACTCTGGAAATGTTTTGgaccttgatctcctccGCTGGTTCAACATGAGCCAGGTCAATATTCCCAAGAGGTTTGAAGAGTTGCGAGACAAGGACTCGGAAGTCAACAAGGCCATTCGTGGCCGCGACGTTACTCGCATGTTCCAGTCTTCCTCAGACAAGAAATACGCGGAATGTTTCGAGGAAATCATCAAGGTTGGCTCTGTGGATACTGAGACAATTGGTTGCATTGCCTCCAAGATCGTCCTTTACTGTGCGCTCGTTCTCATTCTTTCAGTTGTCGGTGTTCGGTTTCTGCTGGCTATCATCTTCCAATGGTTCCTTTGTCGCAAGTATGCCCCAACCAAGACCTCCCAGAGTTCTGACCGTAGGAAACGAAACAAGCAAATTGAAGATTGGTCCGAGGACATCTACCGTGCTCCTGTAAGACTacctggagatgttggaagcACTGTCTATGGATCGTCAGACCGAACAAGCAAACGAGGATCTTTCCTCCCCACCACTTCTCGATTTTCATCTGTCGGTGGCCCTGATGTTCGGGCATCAACTGGACGTCGCATGCCGACCACCATGGCGAGCCAAGGTGCCTCGAATCAGCTTCTGACACCCGGCTCAATCTTCAAGCAGGGCAACGACAGCCGTGCCAGTTTCCTTCGATCTGATCCCTACTCAAGCACGCCTACTGATGGACCCGGCCCTGCTGGTTTCATTCATGATTCTGttgttcctcagcctccttctgaCTGGATGCCCTTCGGCTTTCCATTGGCTCATACGATGTGCTTGGTTACTGCATACTctgaaggagaggagggTATTCGAACCACTCTGGACTCGATCGCAACCACCGATTATCCCAATAGCCACAAGGTTATTGTTGTTATCTGTGACGGtatcatcaagggcaagggtgAAACAATGTCGACACCTGACGTATGCCTGGGCATGCTGAAAGATCACTCTATTCCCCCTGACATGGTTGAGCCTTTCTCCTACGTGGCTGTCGCAAGTGGTTCCAAGCGTCacaacatggccaagatctATTGCGGCTTCTACGATTATGGAAGAAACTCTCGCATCCCTGCTGATCGCCAGCAGCGAGTGCCCATGATGGTTGTGGTCAAGTGCGGAACTCCTGATGAagccaccaagtccaagcccGGTAACCGTGGAAAGCGAGATAGTCAAATTATCCTCATGTCTTTCCTCCAAAAGGTCATGTTCGATGAACGAATGACAGAACTCGAGTATGAAATGTTCAACGGTCTCTGGAAGGTGACGGGAATATCGCCTGACTACTACGAAATTATCCTCATGGTTGACGCCGATACAAAGGTTTTCCCCGACAGTCTGACACACATGATATCGGCCATGGTGAAAGATCCTGAGATCATGGGTCTTTGTGGTGAAACCAAGATTGCCAACAAACGGGACAGCTGGGTCACAGCTATTCAAGTATTTGAATACtttgtctctcatcatcttgccAAGTCGTTCGAGTCtgtttttggtggtgttaCTTGTTTACCTGGTTGCTTCTGCATGTACCGCATTAAGGCGCCCAAGGGTGGCCACAACTACTGGGTCCCCATCCTGGCTAACCCCGATATTGTTGAACATTACTCTGAGAACGTGGTCGAAACTTTGCACGAGAAGAACCTCTATCTGCTTGGTGAAGATCGTTTCCTGACAACCCTCATGCTTCGAACATTCCCCAAGCGAAAGCAGGTCTTCATCCCCCAAGCAGTATGCAAAACGACCGTGCCGGACGAGTTCATGGTGCTCCTTTCTCAGAGACGTCGTTGGATCAACTCTACCATCCACAACCTGATGGAGCTGGTTCTAGTCCGTGATCTCTGTGGTACCTTCTGTTTCTCCATGCAGTTTATCATTTTCGTGGAACTAGTCGGCACTCTAGTTCTCCCTGCTGCTATCGCGTTCACCTTCTACGTTG TCATCACATCTATTATCCACTCGCCACCACAGATCATTCCCCTAGTTCTCTTGGGTTTGATTCTTGGTTTGCctggtcttcttgttgtcatcaCCGCACACTCTTGGTCCTACATTGTTTGGATGCTCATCTACCTGCTTGCACTGCCAATTTGGAACTTTGTCCTACCTACTTATGCTTTCTGGAAATTTGACGACTTCTCATGGGGCGAGACTCGAAAGACAGCTGGTgaaaagacgaagaaggcaGGCCTCGAGTATGAGGGTGAGTttgacagcagcaagatcACCATGAAGAGATGGGCCGAATTTGAACGCGACAAGCGCTCGAGAAGCGGCTATTGGGGTTCACGTGAGAacgtcgttggtggtggtggtggtggaagCTGGACCAGCCCTCCTGGCCACCAGTATAATGATGAGTACTTTTCTGATGCTTGA